One segment of Eriocheir sinensis breed Jianghai 21 unplaced genomic scaffold, ASM2467909v1 Scaffold706, whole genome shotgun sequence DNA contains the following:
- the LOC126994032 gene encoding uncharacterized protein LOC126994032, with amino-acid sequence LVVLKDIKRTDLEALLDYMYIGEVDVRQSELAGLIKAAECLRIKGLAVPDEDPTKAHRKGPPVPEPPHSPPAKRKRRDSGGRGAPSPPPPRGASQSSSSHASAAAPVPSQAPPPSSAPESRAIPAHAPQPPQHRRRAGARPLSSAHLHHPS; translated from the coding sequence CTGGTGGTGCTGAAGGACATCAAACGCACCGACCTGGAGGCCCTGCTGGACTACATGTACATCGGCGAGGTGGACGTGCGGCAGAGTGAGCTGGCCGGGCTCATCAAGGCCGCTGAGTGCCTGCGCATCAAGGGCCTGGCTGTGCCCGACGAGGACCCCACCAAGGCCCACCGCAAGGGCCCCCCAGTACCTGAGCCCCCCCACAGCCCCCCAGCCAAGCGGAAAAGACGGGACTCGGGGGGCAGGGGGGCCCCCTCTCCGCCCCCGCCCCGGGGGGCctcccagtcttcctcctcccacgcctccGCCGCGGCGCCAGTGCCTAGTCAAGCGCCCCCCCCATCCAGCGCACCTGAGTCACGTGCCATCCCAGCCCATGCCCCCCAGCCGCCCCAGCACAGGAGGCGGGCGGGCGCCCGACCCCTGTCCTCCGCCCACCTGCACCACCCCAGTTAA